DNA from Solirubrobacterales bacterium:
AGGGCGGGCCGCTCGGTCGTCACCCGCTGCGGTCCGGACCCCGCCGGCGCCGGCACGGGCGGTGCCACCAGGGTTGGCTCCGCGACCGCCTGTTCGTCTGCTTGGTCGGCGCTGGGTGCCTGATACTCGGTCCCCAGAAATTGCTCCAGCTCCGTCTCGGCGCGGTCCAAGAGGGCCTCGCTGGCAGCCATATCGGCCGCCGGATGACCCGGCTCGCGCTCCATCCAGGCATGGAGGCGCAACAGATCGCGCCGCTGCGAAAAGTAGAGAGGCAGGAGCAGGACGCAGGCCAGGGCAGCCGCGAGCGAGACATACGCCGGCAGGTGGAGGCCCACGTCGTAGACGTCGATGAGTGCCACTAGCCCGAGCCTGACCCGAACTGGGAATCGTCAACGCCCAGCGCAAGCGCCAGCTTGGCGCTCCCCGCAAGAGAGCTGATGTCACTCGTCATCGCCTGGGTGGGCGTCTTTCCGAGCTGCGCTTCGACCGCTTTCGCCAACCGCTTGGCGTCTGCCTCATGACCCGGCGCGAACATCGCCACGGTGCTGGTGACGGTCGAGCCCGCGTTGTCAATGGGCCCGGTCTTGTACCCCGCGGCCCTCACCACCTCCTTGTCGACCTGCGCCGCCAAGCCCGGGACGCCCGTCCCGTTAAGGATGGCAACCGTCGGTTTGGGCGAGCCTCCACCGTGCCGATGCCCCTTGCCATCCTCGTCGCCGACCAGGCCGAAGCCGCTGGTGAGCACTCCCACCACGATCACTGCGCCCACGACGACCGCGAGGACATATCGTCCGTCGACGGGAAGGCGGCGCTCGAGCTCCGCCCAACGCGAAGTGGTCGCTCCCCTGAACCGCGCCCAGGCCGCGCCGAGCCCGCCGGGGGCCGGCGCCTCAGCCACTTCCGCGTCGGCGTCGGTGCGAGACGCCTCCCCCGCAGCCTGCACGGCATCGGCCGCCTCCTGGGCGCGCTCGGGGGCCCGGCCGGCCCATTCGCGCAGGCGGCGGAGGTCACGGGCCTGCTGGAACAGCAGAAAGGCCAGCGCCGCCAGCCCCACGAAAGCCACGATGCCCAGAACGGGGCCGATCGACTCGATGAAGTCCATCAGTGCGGGCGCATCTTAGGCCCCGGGGTACCCGGGTCCAGAAACCTGGCTTCGCCTCCCGGGGCGGCGCCTAGTGCGGGATGTCCGTGGCCGGGGCCGCCGGCTCCGAGACGGCGGCGGAGTCCGAGATTCGCTCGGTGACCA
Protein-coding regions in this window:
- a CDS encoding LytR C-terminal domain-containing protein, giving the protein MDFIESIGPVLGIVAFVGLAALAFLLFQQARDLRRLREWAGRAPERAQEAADAVQAAGEASRTDADAEVAEAPAPGGLGAAWARFRGATTSRWAELERRLPVDGRYVLAVVVGAVIVVGVLTSGFGLVGDEDGKGHRHGGGSPKPTVAILNGTGVPGLAAQVDKEVVRAAGYKTGPIDNAGSTVTSTVAMFAPGHEADAKRLAKAVEAQLGKTPTQAMTSDISSLAGSAKLALALGVDDSQFGSGSG